The Nothobranchius furzeri strain GRZ-AD chromosome 6, NfurGRZ-RIMD1, whole genome shotgun sequence genome includes a region encoding these proteins:
- the fam78ab gene encoding protein FAM78A isoform X2 has product MGCIQSIRCKPKSFRDSITVLDLSSSIDSSPTIIDETSSVVLRYRTPHFRANARVEVPPIATKETWTIGWIQACNHMEFYNTYGDRGMSSWELPDLRDGKILAISDSDGVNYPWYGNTTETFTVVGPTKRESKFTVSMNDNFYPSVTWGVPVSDSNVPLLSSIHRDQSFTTWLVAINQATSETVVLQTVCWRMRLHIEVDSQKPLGQRAVLKEPVAQDQPQKLCKNELIPPNAMVKPNANDAQVLMWRPKKGDPVVVIPPKYSPVPQTRLTSDT; this is encoded by the exons ATGGGCTGCATCCAGAGCATCAGGTGTAAGCCCAAGAGTTTCCGAGACAGTATCACCGTCCTGGATCTGAGCTCGTCCATCGACTCCAGCCCCACCATCATCGACGAGACGTCCAGCGTGGTCCTGCGCTACCGGACGCCGCACTTCCGTGCTAATGCGCGCGTCGAGGTGCCGCCTATTGCGACCAAAGAGACCTGGACCATCGGCTGGATCCAAGCGTGCAACCACATGGAGTTCTACAACACATACGGGGACAGAGGGAT gtcaagctgggaGCTCCCTGACCTGCGGGATGGAAAGATCCTGGCCATCAGCGACTCAGACGGCGTTAACTACCCATGGTACGGCAACACCACAGAGACCTTCACGGTGGTAGGGCCCACCAAGAGGGAGAGCAAGTTTACTGTTAGCATGAATGACAATTTTTACCCCAGCGTGACCTGGGGAGTCCCAGTCAGCGACAGCAACGTGCCTCTGCTTAGCAGCATCCACCGTGACCAGAGTTTTACTACCTGGCTGGTTGCCATTAACCAGGCCACCTCAGAGACAGTCGTCCTGCAGACGGTCTGCTGGAGGATGCGTCTTCACATTGAAGTGGACTCACAGAAGCCACTGGGCCAAAGGGCTGTCTTAAAAGAGCCCGTGGCCCAGGATCAACCTCAAAAACTGTGCAAGAACGAGCTTATACCTCCCAACGCCATGGTCAAGCCCAACGCCAATGATGCCCAGGTGCTTATGTGGCGGCCAAAGAAAGGTGACCCTGTGGTGGTCATCCCACCCAAATACTCACCTGTCCCACAGACCAGACTGACCTCTGATACCTGA
- the fam78ab gene encoding protein FAM78A isoform X1, with product MRLSFPPPDHWTVLWIVLQLHAMGCIQSIRCKPKSFRDSITVLDLSSSIDSSPTIIDETSSVVLRYRTPHFRANARVEVPPIATKETWTIGWIQACNHMEFYNTYGDRGMSSWELPDLRDGKILAISDSDGVNYPWYGNTTETFTVVGPTKRESKFTVSMNDNFYPSVTWGVPVSDSNVPLLSSIHRDQSFTTWLVAINQATSETVVLQTVCWRMRLHIEVDSQKPLGQRAVLKEPVAQDQPQKLCKNELIPPNAMVKPNANDAQVLMWRPKKGDPVVVIPPKYSPVPQTRLTSDT from the exons ATGCGTCTTTCTTTTCCTCCTCCAGACCACTGGACGGTGTTGTGGATTGTGTTGCAGTTGCATGCGATGGGCTGCATCCAGAGCATCAGGTGTAAGCCCAAGAGTTTCCGAGACAGTATCACCGTCCTGGATCTGAGCTCGTCCATCGACTCCAGCCCCACCATCATCGACGAGACGTCCAGCGTGGTCCTGCGCTACCGGACGCCGCACTTCCGTGCTAATGCGCGCGTCGAGGTGCCGCCTATTGCGACCAAAGAGACCTGGACCATCGGCTGGATCCAAGCGTGCAACCACATGGAGTTCTACAACACATACGGGGACAGAGGGAT gtcaagctgggaGCTCCCTGACCTGCGGGATGGAAAGATCCTGGCCATCAGCGACTCAGACGGCGTTAACTACCCATGGTACGGCAACACCACAGAGACCTTCACGGTGGTAGGGCCCACCAAGAGGGAGAGCAAGTTTACTGTTAGCATGAATGACAATTTTTACCCCAGCGTGACCTGGGGAGTCCCAGTCAGCGACAGCAACGTGCCTCTGCTTAGCAGCATCCACCGTGACCAGAGTTTTACTACCTGGCTGGTTGCCATTAACCAGGCCACCTCAGAGACAGTCGTCCTGCAGACGGTCTGCTGGAGGATGCGTCTTCACATTGAAGTGGACTCACAGAAGCCACTGGGCCAAAGGGCTGTCTTAAAAGAGCCCGTGGCCCAGGATCAACCTCAAAAACTGTGCAAGAACGAGCTTATACCTCCCAACGCCATGGTCAAGCCCAACGCCAATGATGCCCAGGTGCTTATGTGGCGGCCAAAGAAAGGTGACCCTGTGGTGGTCATCCCACCCAAATACTCACCTGTCCCACAGACCAGACTGACCTCTGATACCTGA